A stretch of DNA from Candidatus Methylomirabilota bacterium:
CAAGCGCCTGCGGCTGGCCGTCAACTACGCGCTCGACCGGAAGGGGACCAGCGAGTCGGCCTGCCTCGGCCACTGCCCGCCCGCCGGCGTGATCGTCCCGCGCGTGATGGACTTCGCCCTCCAGGTCCCCGCGCCCGCCTACGACCCCGCGAAGGCGAAGGCGCTCCTCGCCGAGGCCGGCTACCCGCGCGGCTTCGACGCGGGCGACTTCACCGCGATCCCCGGCTTCTCCTCGGTGGGCGACGCCGCGCTCAACAACCTGAATGCGGCCGGCATCCGGGTGCGGATGCGCCCGATGGAGCGCGCCGCCTTCTACGCGGCCTGGCAGGAGAAGAAGCTCCGCGGGATCTTCCTGGTCGCGGTGGGCAACTCGGGCAACGCGGCGAGCCGCGTCGAGGCCTTCATCTACTCCAAGGGGGCCTCGGCCTACGGCGGCTACCCGGATCTCGACGAGCTGTTCCTGCAGCAGGCGCGCGAGCGGGACACCGGCAAGCGCGAGGCGCTGCTCCATCGCATCCAGCAGGCCACCATCGATCGGGTGATGTTCGCCCCGCTCATGGACCTGCGCGGGCTGATCGCGGTGGGCCCACGCATCGCGGACCACACGATCAACTCGATCCCGATGTACCCGTTCCCATCGTACGAGGACATGCGGCTCAAGTCCCAGTAGCCGGGCAGACGCCATGAAGCGCGCGCTCGCCGTCGTCGCCCGGCTCATCCCGCTGCTGCTGCTCTCGGTCGCGGCCGCGCCGGGGCGCGCCGCGGCGCAGGGCCTGCCCACCGCGAAGCCCGAAGACGTCGGCCTCTCCTCGCCGCGGCTGGCCCGGGCCACCGAGGTCGTGAAGGGCGAGATCGCCAAGGGCCGCTACCCGGGCGCGGTCGCGCTGGTGGCCCGGCGCGGGAAGGTCGTCTACTTCGAGGCCCTCGGCCGCCGTGATCCCCGGTCGAGCGCGCCGATGACGAAGGATGCGATCTTCCGCCTCTACTCGATGACCAAGCCGTTCACCTCGGTCGCGATGATGATGCTGGTCGAGGACGGCAAGGTCCTGCTCAACGACCCGGTCTCGCGCTACCTGCCGGCGCTCAAGAACCTCCAGGTGTCGGTCCCGCGGGGGGGCGCGCAGACCGGCACGGTCGCCTACGCGCTGGTCCCGGCCGAGGAGGAGATGACGATCCAGGACCTGCTGCGCCACACCTCCGGCCTCGTGTACGAAGACACCAGCCATCCGGAGGTGAAGGCCGCGTACCTCAAGGAAGGCGTCACCTGGAAGGACGTGACGCCTGCCGAGCAGGTCGCGCGGCTCGCCCGGGTGCCGCTCGCGCACCAGCCGGGCACCGCCTGGGAATACAGCATCTCCACCGACGTGGCCGGCCGCGTGATCGAGGCCATCACCGGTGGCACGCTCGGGCAATTCCTCCAGGAGCGCGTCTTCGCGCCGCTGCAGATGGTCGACACCGGCTTCCTGGTCCCCGCCGTCAAGGCCGGCCGCCTCGCCCAGCCCTTCGCCAAGGACCCGGTGACCGGCCAGCCGGTCGTGCTGCTCGACGTGACCGTCCCGCAGAAGAACGATGCCGGCGGCGCCGGCGCCGCCGGCACCACGGCCGACTACGCGCGCTTCTGTCAGATGCTGCTCGACGGCGGGCGCCTGGGCGCCACGCGCCTGCTCGGCCGCGCCACCGTCGCGCAGATGACCGCGGATCACCTGGGCGAGATCCCGCTGGCCTCGCCGATCCTGGCGCGCGGCTACGGCTTCGGCCTCGGGTTCGCGGTGCGCAAGGAAACGGGGCTCCACTG
This window harbors:
- a CDS encoding ABC transporter substrate-binding protein, translating into KRLRLAVNYALDRKGTSESACLGHCPPAGVIVPRVMDFALQVPAPAYDPAKAKALLAEAGYPRGFDAGDFTAIPGFSSVGDAALNNLNAAGIRVRMRPMERAAFYAAWQEKKLRGIFLVAVGNSGNAASRVEAFIYSKGASAYGGYPDLDELFLQQARERDTGKREALLHRIQQATIDRVMFAPLMDLRGLIAVGPRIADHTINSIPMYPFPSYEDMRLKSQ
- a CDS encoding serine hydrolase domain-containing protein produces the protein MKRALAVVARLIPLLLLSVAAAPGRAAAQGLPTAKPEDVGLSSPRLARATEVVKGEIAKGRYPGAVALVARRGKVVYFEALGRRDPRSSAPMTKDAIFRLYSMTKPFTSVAMMMLVEDGKVLLNDPVSRYLPALKNLQVSVPRGGAQTGTVAYALVPAEEEMTIQDLLRHTSGLVYEDTSHPEVKAAYLKEGVTWKDVTPAEQVARLARVPLAHQPGTAWEYSISTDVAGRVIEAITGGTLGQFLQERVFAPLQMVDTGFLVPAVKAGRLAQPFAKDPVTGQPVVLLDVTVPQKNDAGGAGAAGTTADYARFCQMLLDGGRLGATRLLGRATVAQMTADHLGEIPLASPILARGYGFGLGFAVRKETGLHWVTGSAGEYRWSGAAGTAFWVDPKERMVVVWMAQGQPGQRRAEDRDLFRQLVQAALVD